GGGGAGACTCCGGCAAGATCCGACGCCTTTCACGACCAGTGCGTCGGCTGCCACAAGGATGGCGGGGCGGGGCCCGAGGAATGCGGCTCATGCCATGTGATGTGATTTTCAGGTCCGGGGACGGATTCCCGGGGTCATGAAAGGATTTGAGAAAAGGTTGGATTATGATGAAAAATTTTTTAATGGGACTGGGCGGCGTGAAACTCCAATATGAAAAGCCGGAGGGCGTTTTCCCGGAGCCGGAAACCATCGTTCCGCCTCAAAACGCCACCCTTCTGATGGCCCCCGGCGGGGGAGTTCTGGAAAAAAGAGCGCTGGCCCCGGGAGATTCCGTTGAGGCCGGCCGGCGTCTTCTCCTTTATACGGACGACGAGCGATGCGCGGTTTCGCCGATCTCCGGAACAGTGGCGTCCATATCCACGGTTTCAGACGATCAGGGCCGGGACTGGACCCAGGTGTCCATCACGGGGTCTTCGGACCCGGACCCCGGGGTCGAGCTGGATGATCTGGCCGGGGAGCCATCCCTTGAGGGCGCCCGCCGCTGTCTGGCCCACGTTCCCGGCGCGCCCTGCCTGGACTGCTTTTCCAGTGATTCCGAATCTCTTGAGCCCCGGAACATGGAGGTCATCGTCATCAACGGCGTCTCTTCCGACCTGATGCTTCTGACCGCCCCGTTTCTTTTGTTTTCCGCCGCCGACGCCATCGGAAAGGGCGTGGAGGTTCTGAAAAAGATCACCGGGGTCGGGCGCGTGATCCTGGCGGTCCCGTCGGATTTCTCCGGCTCCCTGGACGTGACGGGGGCCGAGATCCAAAAGGTTTCCCCCCTCTATCCCCAGGGAAACCCGGCCCTGATCATGAAAAACGTTCTGGGCATGGAGGTTCCGGCCGGCGGCTCCCCGGCCGATCTGGGCGTGGCCTTTTTCAGCCTGGAGGCCGCGATCTCCCTGGGACAGGCCTTTGAAACCGGGCGCCCGCCCCAGGAAAAGCTTTTGACCCTTGTGGACAAGAAGGGGGCCGGACGGCTGGTTTACGCGAGAATCGGAACGCCTGTGGGCCATGTGATCCAAAGCTGCGGCGTGGAAATCGATGAAGACGATCTCATCATCATGGGGGGCCCCATGACGGGCTCCGCCGTGTATTCGGAGAATTTTCCGGTGAGGCCGGACACGGACGGCCTGATGATTCTCAAAAAAGATGATGTCCATTATTACAGCGATTACCCGTGCGTCAACTGCGGGGAATGCGTCCGGGTCTGCCCGACCGGCGTGCCGGTGAACATGCTGGTCCGTTTTCTGGAGGCGGGCCGCTACGAGGAGGCCGCCGAGTCCTGGGACCTCATGTCGTGCGTGGACTGCGGCCTGTGCGCCTTTGTGTGCGTGGCCCGGATGCCGGTTTTTCAGTATATCCGGCTGGCGAAACACGAGATTTCAAAAACAAACGCCGCGGCTTAAAAAAGCGAGGATCCATATATGTTTAACGGGAAAAAAGTCATCGTCTCACACGCTCCCTTCTCTCACGTCGGGAGCCGGATTTCGGAAAGAAGCCTTCACAAGATTTTCGCGCTTCTTCCGGCCGTCTTTCTGGGAATCTTTTTTTACGGAGCGCCGGCTTTGGGAGCGGCGGCCCTGTCCGTTTCCACCGCCGTCATGTGGGAGTCGCTGTTCAACCGGGTGGCCAAACGCCCGGACACGGTGGCGGACGGCGACGCCGCGCTCATCGGTCTTCTGTTCGCGGCGCTGATCCCGGCCACAAGCCCCTGGTGGTTTGTGGTCGTCGGCACATTCATCGCCGTGGTCATCGGAAAGCAGATATTCGGAGGCATCGGGGCCAACCCGGTGAACCCGGTTCTTTTGGCGGTGGCCATTCTGATGGTGTCCTGGAAAGACCTGCTCGACTTCGACGCCGCTTTGCTGAATTACGACCTGGCCTTTAAGGCGCTTGAGCCCCTGAAGGCTCTCAAAGGGCTCGGCGTGGAGGCCGCGGCCGATTTCAGCATGGGAGACCTCCTCATGGGAAGGCAGGTGGGAGGCGTCGGCGCCACGTTCGGCCTGGGCCTCATCGCCGGGGGGCTGTACCTCATCGCCAGGGGATTCATCCGCTGGGAGATCCCCGTCTCTTTTCTGGCCGGGGTCTTTGTGACCGCGCTTTTTTTCAATATGGCCGACCCCGCCGCCTACGCCGGCCCCCTGTTTCACATATTCACGGGATACACCCTTATCGGGGCGTTTTTTCTGGCCGCCGAAGACGCCTCCTCGCCGGTCCATCTCATCCCCATGCTGATATACGGGGCCGGGGCCGGAATCATGGTCATACTGATCCGGAACATCGGGGTTTACGCCGACGGAGTGGTTTTTGCCATACTGGTTTTCAATTTAATCAATCCCCTTTTGGATAAAATAAGGCCAAAGGCCATGGGAAAGGTGATTTGACATGCGTGAAATGATAAAAATGGCGGTGACGCTCACCGTTCTGTGCTTCATCTCAGGGCTGCTTCTGGCCGCCCTCCGAAACGGAACAAAGGATAAGATCGAATACCAGGAGCTTAAATTCGTCAAAGGCCCGGCCATTCTCGACATACTGGCCGGCGCTTCCAACAATCCCCTGGAAGACCGGTTCAAACTCATGGACGGAGACGTGGAAAGAAGTTTTTTCGTGGGCCTGTTCGATGACCGGGACACCGCCATGATCGCCTTTGAAAGCTCGGGAAAAGGATATGGCGGCGATATCGGCGTCATGGCGGGCGTGACTCTTGGGGATGACAAGATTTCAGGCGCGGGCGTCACCACCCACAGCGAAACCCCGGGCGTGGGATCCAGGGCCAAGACCGAGCCGGGCTTCGCGGCCCAGTTCAAGGGCCTGGACACCAACCAGGTCTTCAAGGTGAAAGGCGACGGGGGGCAGGTGGACGCGCTCTCAGGCGCCACCATCACTTCCAGGGGAGTCGCGGCGGCCCTGACCGACGCCGGAGCCGTGTACAACCGTTTAAAACCCCGGTTGATGGCCAAACTCAAGGAAATCAGGGACAAACGCTGACAGACCGTTTCATCAGCCTCGATTAAAAAGAAGCGAAAAAACAAAATATAACGGGAGATAATCATGGCGACAAAGTCGATCGCTCAGGAATTCGCAAAGGGCCTGTGGGCGGAAATACCGCCTTTCCGGCTGGTTTTGGGTCTTTGCCCCGTGCTGGCGGTGACCAAGACCGTGGAGAACGGCATCGGGATGGGGCTTGCCACCACATTCGTGCTGATCTGCTCCAACCTGCTGGTCTCCGCCCTGCGCAAAGCCATACCGACCAAGGTCAGGATCGCCTGTTTCATCATTGTCATCGCCACATTTGTGACCATTGTGGAGCTGCTGATGCAGGCGTACGCCTACCCTCTTTTTCAGAAACTGGGAATATTCATCCCGCTCATCGTGGTCAACTGCGTTGTCCTGGGCCGGGCCGAGGCGTTCGCCTATAAAAACGGCGTGGCCGCCTCTGTGGCCGATGGTCTGGGTATCGGGGTGGGATTCACCCTTTCCCTGGCGGCCCTGGGCGCTGTTCGGGAATCTTTGGGAAGCGGGGCGCTCACCTTCTGGGGAGACATCGCGATTCCCATGCTGTTCGGCCCTTCGTTTCAACCCTTTTCATTCATGGTGGAGGCCCCCGGCGCATTTGTCTGCCTGGGTCTGATGCTTTGCGGCATGAATCTTTTGGGAAAAAAATAGGAGATTACACATGGGCGATTTCATAGTCCTTGCCATCAGCTGCATATTCGTCAATAACATTCTTCTGGCCCAGTACCTGGGAAACTGCCCGTTCCTCGGAACGTCCAAAAAGATGGAGACCGCCATCGGCATGTCCATGGCGGTGATCTTTGTCCTGGTCATGGCCGGGGTCATCACCTGGATCACGGACAACTACGCGCTCAAACCCCTTGGCCTTGAATATTTGCGAACCATCGCCTTTATCCTGGTCATCGCGTCCCTGGTTCAGTTTGTGGAGATGTTTTTGAAAAAAAGCATTCCCGCCCTGTACGCGGGCCTGGGGATTTTCCTGCCCCTGATCACCACCAACTGCGCGGTCATGGGCGTGTGCCTGATCAACATCAACGAGGAGTACGACTTCATAAACGCCCTGGTGGCCTCATTCGCCTATGCCGTGGGCTTCGGCGTGGCGCTTATCATCTTCGCCGGTCTCCGGGAGCGGACTTTCCTGGCCCGGGTTCCCAGACCCCTTCAGGACACCTCCATCGGCCTGGTGACCGCCGGCATCATCGCCCTGGCCTTTTTCGCCTTTAAGGGGATGGCTTAAGCCAAACGATCCAATTCCTTGCGGGGGCGGCGGCCCCCGCTGAAAACAGTTCGATTCTCCACACAAATAAAACCCCTCCTGCGACCTTGACGATATCCGAGAAAATATCTTGCGGAAATGAGACAAGGCATGCCTTGTCTCCCATGTCTTAAGAGGGGACCAATTACCAACCTCATGTCCTTTGCGTTTGTCAAAGGCGCCGGCCGGATTCCGCTTTGATCCGTTCCGCAATCCAGACTTTGATGATAGACTGTCTTGTGACGCCGATTCGGGTCGCCTCGCGGTCCAGGGAGCGGATCATCCAAGCCGGAAAATTAACATTGACCCGCCTTTGCTCTAAAGCGGGCCGTTTTTGGGTGGCGAGATCCAGATACGGCGTGATATCCTCGCCATTATCGAAAAGTTCGTCAAGTTTTTCAGCTTTCATTATATAGTCTCCTTTCGCCTTTTCCGGACCTTCGGACTGAAATAATTCTGACGCGGCTTTCCCGTATTGTGAAAAAAGCGCTCCATAGTTTGCCCCGATAAGAAGCGATTAGGGCATATCGGGATTCAGTTTCACTTTTGGCCTGAACTTGGAGTCTGTTCACATCTTCCCAAAGGCGTTTGGCCTCTTCGAAGTCAATTCCATGTTTCTTTTTGTTCGTTTCGCTTTTATTCGGGTCATATTCAAATTCCATGATGCCCCAAGATATCACAGACCCCACATTCCCTCAATAAAAATCATTCGGCGAGGCGCTTCTCCGCCATTTTTTTTGCATTCCCTTGTCTTGTGTGATACGGATTCATTGATGGCGTCGTAAAAAATTCGATCTACCGCGTTGCGGCGCTTATTTTTAATCGAGGCATACTACATGTATTGCCTCGATTAAAAATAAGCGCCACGCCTTGTATATCGAATTTTTTGACTTAGCCATCCCAAGCTTTTTTACGAGTTTATCATTTATTGTCTCAAAATTTTTTTCACGCTTTTCCGGAAAGCGCCGGGGCGGGCCCGGGGACTCCAGGGAGAGCCGATTTGACGGAACCGGACAGGGGGAGGATATCATGGGGGATGATCAAAAGAAGGGGAAAAAACTTGCGATCCTGGGCGCTTTTGTTTTGGCCGCGTTTTTGATGACGGCGCCGCCGGCGATCTCCAAACCCCAGGGAGAAACAGGGGAAGAGCTGTACCAGAGGCTCTCTGAAATCGCCGCTGGAAAGGGCGATATCAAGCTGTTTGAAACCTTAAAGCGCGAGTCCGGGAAACTGGACTGGACAAAATCCCGGGAAATGGAATTTTCAGGAAACCTTCGCATTCTTAAATCCGGCGCGGACCCGGCCCCGGAAAGCGCCGGAAACGTGTATCTTTTAAGGAGGCTTGACGGGGAGGTTTTTATTTTATCGCTTCCCGAAGACCCCGCCATGCTGGGGGAGAACGCGGATTCCTTTTACGCCGGCCTTGAAGGCATGTACAAAAACAAAATGATCTTCAAGGTAGGGACAATCCGGGGGCAAGTGGAAGGGCATGTGTATGACTTTGTCCGTCTCATGGAGAAACCCCAACCTCTTTTGTTGGATAAGATATTTAAAATATTCATTATACTTATGCTTTTCTTTGTCATGGTCGGCATGGGGCTCACCTTGACCTTAAAGGAGTTCGCCCTGGTCTTTAAAAAACCGAGGGGAATCATCGTCGGCCAGATCCTGCAATTCGGACTGATGCCCCTTCTTGCCATGGGACTGGGGCATCTGCTGGGGTTTTATGAGCGCTATCCCTTTATTTTTGTGGGCATGATTCTGATCACCGCGATCCCGGGGGGCGTGACCTCGAATCTGATGACCTACTACGCCAAAGGGGATCTGGCTCTTTCCATATCCCTGACATCCTTTTCCACCGTCCTTTCCATTTTTTTCACGCCCATGCTGCTGGCGCTTTATTGCGCGAATCTGCCTGAAATTGTGATTCCGGTGAAAGTCGTGGTTCAAACCATTCTGATCCTGGTCATCGCGCCCCTTGCCACGGGCATGTCCCTGCGACATAAATGGCCGGCGTTCGCGGAAAAATCCACGCCGTTTTTTTCCGGGTTGGGAATCGTGGCCCTGCTGATACTGGTTGTGGCGGGAATTTCAAGCAATCTGAACTCGTTTGCGGACACGGCCCGGTATGGCGTCAAATTTTACTCGACGGTTTTCTCCCTGACCTTTTTGGGAATGATCCTGGGCGTTTTGTTTTCCAAAGCGTTTTCCGTCAACAATTACCAGACCCGGGCGATTTCCCTTGAAACCGGTTTGCGAAACGCCTCACTGGCCATGACCATCGCTTTGCTGATCCAGGACGCCACCGGGGATTTCCACAGCTCCATGTTCTTCACCTCCGGAATATTCGGATTGGCGATGTATTTCGCCGGGCTTCTTTCAATCGTTTTGTACAAGCCGCTGCTGCCGGTCCAGCCCGGGGAATCGTCCTCCGGCTGATCGCGCCGCTGAGACGAAACGATTTTCAAACGTTTATAGTCAAAAGCATAAAATGCACAGATGATCAAAGACCTTCAAATTACAATATTTTGGTTATAATTTTTACGATGCCGTCCGATCTGTTTTTTACGGGTTTATCAATTTCCTTAAGTGTGAAAAAGGAGCAATGTAGAAATGCCTGAAAGAAAAGTATTCGTTAACAGTTTAAAACTTAAGAATCTTTTGTCTTTTGGCGATAAAAGCGATGATATTGAACTGGGTCCTTTGAATGTCCTGATCGGGAAAAATTCGTGCGGAAAATCAAATTTCATTGAAGCCTTTTCTTTGTTAAAATCTTTGCCGAAAGATTTGCTTGCTCCCATACGAAGAGGCGGAGGGATCAGGGAATGGCTTTGGAAAGGTTCCGACGAAAGTTCGGTCGCGGAGTTGAATTTGTCGCTCAATTATCCCGGGGACCCTATTCCTTTGAGATACAGGCTTAACTTTTCGGAAGTCAGCCAGCGCCTTGAGATTTTTGATGAAGCCATTGAGAGCGCTCGCAAAACCCATGAATCAGAGGATGACGTCTATTTTTATTACCGGTATATGGGTGGCTCGCCTGTTTTAAATGTTCGAAATCCTGAAAGTCGCGCTCCGGAACAAAACGATGGAAGGGGCGGGATCAAGCGAAAACTCCACAGGGAAGACTTGGGGATCAATCAGTCTGTTTTGTCCCAGAGAAAAGATCCGGATCTGTACCCGGAGCTGACGTTTATCAGCAATCGCTTTTCAGAGATCAGGTTGTTCAGGGACTGGAATCTTGGAAGGCGCTCGCCGCCTCGTCTTCCCCAAAGCCCGGATCTGCCGGAAGATTTTCTTTTGGAAGATATGAGCAATCTTGGGCTTGTCCTGAACAATCTCCAGCATGAACCAGCGGCCAAGCGGGCTATTTTGGAGAATTTGAATTATTTTTATGATGAATTTGATGATATTTCGACGAAAATTCATGGCGGAACCGTTCAGATTTTTCTGCACGAAAAAAAATTGACCCAGCCTGTTCCGGCCACGCGCCTTTCCGATGGAACGCTTCGTTTTTTATGCCTGATCGTTATTCTATGCCATCCCGACCCTCCGCCGCTGATCTGCATTGAAGAGCCGGAATTGGGATTGCATCCTGATATTTTACCGCATGTCGCCAGGATGCTTCTGCAAGCCTCTGAAAAAACACAGCTGATTGTGACGACCCACTCCGATATCATTGTCGATGAGCTGACGGACCGCCCGGATTCAGTGGTGGTTTGTGAAAAACATGACGGTTTGACGAAGACGCGCCGCCTGGACGCAGAGTCGCTTAAAGGGTGGCTTAAAGAATATTCTTTGGGAGAGTTGTGGCGAAGTGGCGAAATCGGGGGAAATCGATGGTAAAAATTTATGTCGAAGGCGGCGGAGATCAGGCGAGATCGAAATCTCAGTTCAGGAGGGGATTCAGCGAGTTTTTTTCCGGAGCCCTTCCTGAAGGCAAAAAGCCGAGAATCATTGCCTGCGGCAGTCGGAAAAAAGCGTATGACCGCTTCCACACGGCCATTCGTGAAAATAAAAATGAATTTTGCATGCTCCTTGTGGACAGCGAAGGGCCTGTCCATGATGGTATCAAACGATGGGATTTTTTGAAAATCCGAAGGGCTGATGGATGGGAGAAGCCCGACGGCGCCCATGAAGACAATGTTCAGTTCATGGTTCAATGCATGGAAAGCTGGTTTCTGGCCGATAAAGATTGTCTTGCGGATTTCTTTGGCCAAGGTTTCAATCCCGGGGCGCTTCCGAACAATCCGGAAATTGAAAGGGTTCCCAAAAAGGATGTGTTTGGAGGTTTAAAAAACGCCTCCCGGCATGCAAGGACCAAAGGCGGGTATAAGAAAGGACGTCATTCTTTCGAAATTCTGGCAAAGATCAATCCCCAAAAAGTGTGTGAGGCGTCTGATCACGCGAGAAATTTGATTGACACCTTGAAAAATAAAATGGTAGGTTAGATCGTCGCATTGGGTTTGAAAAATTCGTAAAAACCGATCAGGCGCCGTGATGTTTTGACGCAAAGCAAATGGTCCGGGGAAGGCAAAGATGAAAGACGAGATAAAGAAAATCGTTCAAAATAAAAAGTCCGGGAAGATCAAAAGGTGGGTCAGGATGACCCTGGCCATTTTCGTTCTGCCTTCGGTTCTCTTTGTCGCGGGGGCGGCCCAGGCGGGAGAGGAATGGCCCCGCGTGGTCGCCTCCGGGGACGGGGTTCCCATCTCCTATGAGGTTTATGGGAAAGGCGATCCGGCCCTTGTGTTTGTGCATGGCTGGAGCTGCGACGCCCGGTACTGGCGGGCCCAGACCCCGCGTTTTTCCCGAAAACACAGGGTGATTCTCCTGGACCTGGCCGGGCATGGCCATTCGGGACACGGACGCTCGCGGCACACCATGAGGGCTTTTGGGGAGGATGTCCGGGCCGTGGCCGTGGCCACCGGCGGACGGGAGATGATTTTGATCGGCCATTCCATGGGCGGGTCCGTCATCGCGGAGGCCGCCAGGCTGATGCCGGATCGCGCCATCGGGCTCATCGGCGTGGACACCCTTGAAAACATTGAGCATCCCATGACCCGAAAGCAGATGGACGGGATGATGGCCCCTTTGAAAAAGGATTTTTCCGCCGGCGTTCGCGGGTTCGCCGGGGGGATGATCTCGCCGGGCGCGGATCCCCGGATTCGGGAGTGGATCCTTTCGGATATGGCTTCCGCGCCGCCCAGGTCGGCCTTGAGCGCCATGAAGGAGATGATGTCGCAGTATGTCACGGGCGAGGCGGCCGCGATTTTTGATGAGATCCGAATCCCGGTGGCGGCGGTGAACGGCGATTTGTGGCCCGTTAATTACAAGGGAAACCGAAGACATATGTCTTCATTCGACGCCATTATTCTGAAAGGAGCCGATCATTTTTTGATGATGACCCGCCCGGAAGAATTCAACGACGCCCTGGAAAAAACCATTGGAATTATTTTGGCGAAAAGGAGCCGGGGGAAGTGAAGGTTGCGGTCGCCCAGTCCGGCGCAAGAAGTCTTGTTCCGCCGATTTTATGGCGGCCCAGCTCAGTTTGGGTTTCTTTTGTGAGCGCGCGCAATCTTGTAAATAGAGATTAATGAGATTCTGATAGGGCACACCGGTTTCTTCAGAAATATTTTTAAAATATTCAATCACATCCACTCCAAGTCTAAGAGTGACTTGTTTTTTTAAGTATTTTGAATATGGATTTTTTATTGATTTTGAAAAGTCGTATTCATTTCTCATGATAAAAGCCTCCATATTGTTTTTGTTCTTGCTTCGTCGCTTTTCGCGCCGAGATTATTCGGATAACTTTATCGTTTTCGAGAAAACAATGGCAAACCACAAGCAACCTTAAAGTGGAGCCAATTCCAAGAAGAATAAATCTGTCATTATTGGCCTGTCCCTTTTTTGTACTTTTTTTCTGGTTTGGCGCGACACAGACGACAGAGCTTGGCCGAAAAGCGGGCAATTTTTTTTTCAATAGTGGTATCTGCAAGATATTATTGTCAGATAATCGTCATCCACCGCATAAACCAATCTGTTTGTCTGATCAATTCTTCGGGACCAAAAACCAGTCAGGTTCTCTTTTAGAGGTTCCGGCTTGCCAATCCCTCGAAAAGGCTGTCGTTTTGAATCTTCAATGAGCTTATTTATTCTCTTCAAAGTCTTTTTGTCTTGCGACTGCCAGTAGAGATAATCCTTCCAAGCCTCATCAGTCCAGGCCAATTGCCTAATCATCAATCAATTCTCTTGTTTTTGTTTTT
The DNA window shown above is from Candidatus Desulfarcum epimagneticum and carries:
- a CDS encoding SMC domain-containing protein, giving the protein MPERKVFVNSLKLKNLLSFGDKSDDIELGPLNVLIGKNSCGKSNFIEAFSLLKSLPKDLLAPIRRGGGIREWLWKGSDESSVAELNLSLNYPGDPIPLRYRLNFSEVSQRLEIFDEAIESARKTHESEDDVYFYYRYMGGSPVLNVRNPESRAPEQNDGRGGIKRKLHREDLGINQSVLSQRKDPDLYPELTFISNRFSEIRLFRDWNLGRRSPPRLPQSPDLPEDFLLEDMSNLGLVLNNLQHEPAAKRAILENLNYFYDEFDDISTKIHGGTVQIFLHEKKLTQPVPATRLSDGTLRFLCLIVILCHPDPPPLICIEEPELGLHPDILPHVARMLLQASEKTQLIVTTHSDIIVDELTDRPDSVVVCEKHDGLTKTRRLDAESLKGWLKEYSLGELWRSGEIGGNRW
- the yoeB gene encoding toxin of the YoeB-YefM toxin-antitoxin system (Evidence 2a : Function from experimental evidences in other organisms; Product type f : factor), whose translation is MIRQLAWTDEAWKDYLYWQSQDKKTLKRINKLIEDSKRQPFRGIGKPEPLKENLTGFWSRRIDQTNRLVYAVDDDYLTIISCRYHY
- the rsxA gene encoding putative inner membrane subunit of an electron transport system (Evidence 3 : Putative function from multiple computational evidences; PubMedId : 10411911, 10637328, 12773378; Product type m : membrane component) — translated: MGDFIVLAISCIFVNNILLAQYLGNCPFLGTSKKMETAIGMSMAVIFVLVMAGVITWITDNYALKPLGLEYLRTIAFILVIASLVQFVEMFLKKSIPALYAGLGIFLPLITTNCAVMGVCLININEEYDFINALVASFAYAVGFGVALIIFAGLRERTFLARVPRPLQDTSIGLVTAGIIALAFFAFKGMA
- a CDS encoding Electron transporter RnfD, with translation MFNGKKVIVSHAPFSHVGSRISERSLHKIFALLPAVFLGIFFYGAPALGAAALSVSTAVMWESLFNRVAKRPDTVADGDAALIGLLFAALIPATSPWWFVVVGTFIAVVIGKQIFGGIGANPVNPVLLAVAILMVSWKDLLDFDAALLNYDLAFKALEPLKALKGLGVEAAADFSMGDLLMGRQVGGVGATFGLGLIAGGLYLIARGFIRWEIPVSFLAGVFVTALFFNMADPAAYAGPLFHIFTGYTLIGAFFLAAEDASSPVHLIPMLIYGAGAGIMVILIRNIGVYADGVVFAILVFNLINPLLDKIRPKAMGKVI
- the ydjP gene encoding AB hydrolase superfamily protein YdjP, with amino-acid sequence MKDEIKKIVQNKKSGKIKRWVRMTLAIFVLPSVLFVAGAAQAGEEWPRVVASGDGVPISYEVYGKGDPALVFVHGWSCDARYWRAQTPRFSRKHRVILLDLAGHGHSGHGRSRHTMRAFGEDVRAVAVATGGREMILIGHSMGGSVIAEAARLMPDRAIGLIGVDTLENIEHPMTRKQMDGMMAPLKKDFSAGVRGFAGGMISPGADPRIREWILSDMASAPPRSALSAMKEMMSQYVTGEAAAIFDEIRIPVAAVNGDLWPVNYKGNRRHMSSFDAIILKGADHFLMMTRPEEFNDALEKTIGIILAKRSRGK
- a CDS encoding conserved hypothetical protein (Evidence 4 : Unknown function but conserved in other organisms), with amino-acid sequence MKAEKLDELFDNGEDITPYLDLATQKRPALEQRRVNVNFPAWMIRSLDREATRIGVTRQSIIKVWIAERIKAESGRRL
- a CDS encoding Toxin, encoding MEFEYDPNKSETNKKKHGIDFEEAKRLWEDVNRLQVQAKSETESRYALIASYRGKLWSAFFTIRESRVRIISVRRSGKGERRLYNES
- a CDS encoding conserved hypothetical protein (Evidence 4 : Unknown function but conserved in other organisms), with the translated sequence MVKIYVEGGGDQARSKSQFRRGFSEFFSGALPEGKKPRIIACGSRKKAYDRFHTAIRENKNEFCMLLVDSEGPVHDGIKRWDFLKIRRADGWEKPDGAHEDNVQFMVQCMESWFLADKDCLADFFGQGFNPGALPNNPEIERVPKKDVFGGLKNASRHARTKGGYKKGRHSFEILAKINPQKVCEASDHARNLIDTLKNKMVG
- a CDS encoding Sodium Bile acid symporter family protein; translation: MYIEFFDLAIPSFFTSLSFIVSKFFSRFSGKRRGGPGDSRESRFDGTGQGEDIMGDDQKKGKKLAILGAFVLAAFLMTAPPAISKPQGETGEELYQRLSEIAAGKGDIKLFETLKRESGKLDWTKSREMEFSGNLRILKSGADPAPESAGNVYLLRRLDGEVFILSLPEDPAMLGENADSFYAGLEGMYKNKMIFKVGTIRGQVEGHVYDFVRLMEKPQPLLLDKIFKIFIILMLFFVMVGMGLTLTLKEFALVFKKPRGIIVGQILQFGLMPLLAMGLGHLLGFYERYPFIFVGMILITAIPGGVTSNLMTYYAKGDLALSISLTSFSTVLSIFFTPMLLALYCANLPEIVIPVKVVVQTILILVIAPLATGMSLRHKWPAFAEKSTPFFSGLGIVALLILVVAGISSNLNSFADTARYGVKFYSTVFSLTFLGMILGVLFSKAFSVNNYQTRAISLETGLRNASLAMTIALLIQDATGDFHSSMFFTSGIFGLAMYFAGLLSIVLYKPLLPVQPGESSSG
- the rnfG gene encoding Ion-translocating oxidoreductase complex subunit G; translation: MREMIKMAVTLTVLCFISGLLLAALRNGTKDKIEYQELKFVKGPAILDILAGASNNPLEDRFKLMDGDVERSFFVGLFDDRDTAMIAFESSGKGYGGDIGVMAGVTLGDDKISGAGVTTHSETPGVGSRAKTEPGFAAQFKGLDTNQVFKVKGDGGQVDALSGATITSRGVAAALTDAGAVYNRLKPRLMAKLKEIRDKR
- the rsxE gene encoding putative inner membrane NADH-quinone reductase (Evidence 3 : Putative function from multiple computational evidences; PubMedId : 10411911, 10637328, 12773378; Product type c : carrier) yields the protein MATKSIAQEFAKGLWAEIPPFRLVLGLCPVLAVTKTVENGIGMGLATTFVLICSNLLVSALRKAIPTKVRIACFIIVIATFVTIVELLMQAYAYPLFQKLGIFIPLIVVNCVVLGRAEAFAYKNGVAASVADGLGIGVGFTLSLAALGAVRESLGSGALTFWGDIAIPMLFGPSFQPFSFMVEAPGAFVCLGLMLCGMNLLGKK
- a CDS encoding conserved hypothetical protein (Evidence 4 : Unknown function but conserved in other organisms) — protein: MMKNFLMGLGGVKLQYEKPEGVFPEPETIVPPQNATLLMAPGGGVLEKRALAPGDSVEAGRRLLLYTDDERCAVSPISGTVASISTVSDDQGRDWTQVSITGSSDPDPGVELDDLAGEPSLEGARRCLAHVPGAPCLDCFSSDSESLEPRNMEVIVINGVSSDLMLLTAPFLLFSAADAIGKGVEVLKKITGVGRVILAVPSDFSGSLDVTGAEIQKVSPLYPQGNPALIMKNVLGMEVPAGGSPADLGVAFFSLEAAISLGQAFETGRPPQEKLLTLVDKKGAGRLVYARIGTPVGHVIQSCGVEIDEDDLIIMGGPMTGSAVYSENFPVRPDTDGLMILKKDDVHYYSDYPCVNCGECVRVCPTGVPVNMLVRFLEAGRYEEAAESWDLMSCVDCGLCAFVCVARMPVFQYIRLAKHEISKTNAAA